In Nonomuraea sp. NBC_00507, the following are encoded in one genomic region:
- a CDS encoding ATP-binding cassette domain-containing protein: MAAVARCELVGPNGAGKTTLLNLVTGLLIITIGRVRVFGRPLEVSRVAFVAQDKPLYRRWSVVDLLRFGAATNPRWDQHTATSFLLAHDIPVQQRADRLSGGAELDRPSQPVLLHFDGRNWTLERMYEGRLEALAAIPGGKDIWAVGRPAEYTDYGRETILRRDGQISADHARP, encoded by the coding sequence CTGGCCGCCGTGGCTCGGTGCGAGCTGGTCGGGCCGAACGGGGCGGGCAAGACCACGCTGCTCAACCTGGTGACCGGGCTGCTGATAATCACTATCGGCCGGGTGCGCGTCTTCGGCAGGCCGCTGGAGGTGTCCAGGGTGGCGTTCGTGGCGCAGGACAAGCCGCTGTATCGGCGCTGGAGCGTGGTCGACCTCCTGCGCTTCGGCGCCGCCACCAACCCCCGCTGGGACCAGCACACCGCCACCTCGTTCCTGCTCGCGCACGACATCCCCGTCCAGCAGCGGGCAGATCGCCTGTCCGGCGGGGCCGAACTCGACCGCCCATCGCAGCCTGTGTTGCTGCACTTCGACGGCAGGAATTGGACCTTGGAGCGGATGTACGAGGGCCGGCTGGAGGCCCTTGCGGCGATCCCCGGCGGGAAGGACATCTGGGCGGTGGGGCGTCCCGCGGAGTACACCGACTACGGCAGGGAGACCATTCTCAGGCGTGATGGTCAGATCTCGGCCGACCATGCGCGGCCTTGA
- a CDS encoding dienelactone hydrolase family protein yields MTEVLLFHHAQGQTAGFLGFAETLRQAGHTVHTPDLFDGHTFASLNDGQTYAGKAGFDNLLERGVRAADALPSELVYAGFSLGVMPAQKLAQTRPGARGALLFESCLPVSEFGISWPENLPVQVHGMDADPIFAGEGDLDAARALVASAKHAELFLYPGNRHLFADSSLPSYDADAAALLTRRTLDFLATIG; encoded by the coding sequence ATGACCGAGGTCTTGTTGTTCCACCACGCTCAGGGGCAGACAGCCGGATTCCTCGGCTTCGCCGAGACGCTACGCCAGGCCGGGCACACCGTGCACACACCGGACCTCTTCGACGGGCACACGTTCGCCAGCCTGAACGACGGCCAGACCTATGCGGGCAAAGCCGGCTTCGACAACCTCCTGGAGCGTGGTGTGCGCGCCGCCGACGCACTGCCCAGCGAGCTGGTGTACGCCGGCTTCTCACTCGGTGTCATGCCGGCCCAGAAGCTGGCGCAGACCCGGCCAGGCGCGCGTGGCGCGCTGCTCTTCGAGTCCTGCCTGCCTGTCTCGGAGTTCGGGATCTCCTGGCCGGAGAACCTGCCGGTCCAGGTCCACGGCATGGACGCCGACCCGATCTTCGCCGGCGAAGGAGACCTCGACGCCGCCCGCGCCCTCGTCGCCTCGGCGAAACACGCCGAGTTGTTCCTCTACCCCGGCAACCGGCACCTCTTCGCCGACAGCAGCCTGCCGTCGTATGACGCCGACGCCGCCGCACTGCTCACCCGCCGCACCCTCGACTTCCTCGCCACCATCGGCTGA
- a CDS encoding aminoglycoside phosphotransferase family protein produces the protein MTDTEIEITADLVRDLLQEQHPDLAGLAIREVAGGWGNQMWRLGDELAVRMQRMDPTPELQLKERRWLPVLAPRLPLPVPTPVRFGEPSERFPRHWTVMTWVPGEPLDHGSISRDAHAADTLAGFLRALHVEAPAEAPASSDFGAHPKRCTGGFEQFLQAIDPDAVGDVRAVRAVWADAVAAPEWEGPPVWVHGDLHPANVVVSDGTLSGVIDFGALFAGDPAWDLGAAWVLLPAGAAARFFDAYAHADEATIRRARGLAAMKSLFLMLMGQNGDRGLPGGKPNWGPAGRAALDRVLKGV, from the coding sequence ATGACCGACACCGAGATCGAGATCACCGCAGACCTGGTCCGCGACCTGCTGCAGGAGCAACATCCAGACCTTGCAGGGCTGGCCATCCGCGAGGTGGCGGGCGGCTGGGGCAACCAAATGTGGCGCCTCGGGGACGAGTTGGCCGTGCGCATGCAGCGCATGGACCCTACTCCGGAGCTCCAGCTCAAGGAGCGGCGGTGGCTACCTGTGTTGGCTCCGCGCCTGCCGCTCCCGGTGCCGACCCCGGTGCGGTTCGGCGAACCGTCCGAGCGCTTCCCCAGGCACTGGACCGTGATGACGTGGGTTCCCGGCGAGCCGCTGGACCACGGCTCGATCAGCCGCGACGCCCACGCGGCCGACACGCTGGCGGGCTTCCTCAGGGCGCTCCATGTGGAGGCGCCCGCCGAGGCCCCGGCCAGTTCGGACTTCGGCGCTCATCCCAAGAGGTGCACGGGCGGCTTCGAGCAGTTCTTGCAGGCCATTGACCCCGACGCCGTCGGCGATGTCCGCGCCGTCCGGGCCGTCTGGGCCGATGCCGTCGCGGCCCCCGAGTGGGAGGGCCCGCCGGTGTGGGTGCACGGTGACCTCCATCCCGCGAATGTCGTCGTCTCGGACGGGACGCTCTCGGGCGTGATCGATTTCGGTGCCTTGTTCGCCGGCGATCCCGCGTGGGACCTCGGCGCCGCGTGGGTGCTGCTCCCCGCGGGCGCGGCCGCACGGTTCTTCGACGCGTACGCCCACGCGGACGAGGCAACGATCAGGCGCGCCCGCGGGCTGGCCGCTATGAAGAGCCTCTTCCTGATGCTCATGGGGCAGAACGGAGATCGGGGCCTTCCCGGCGGGAAGCCGAACTGGGGACCTGCAGGCCGGGCGGCACTTGATCGTGTTCTGAAGGGCGTTTGA
- a CDS encoding SDR family oxidoreductase codes for MSKFAGKKAVVTGGTHGMGLAMVKALLNGGAEVVLTGRNETTIEQARTELKPDSAHVVRSDAASMADIRALAATVRDKLGRIDYLFVNHGIAEVQTLEEVTEDSWDRHFAVNAKGAFFTVQSLSPLINDGGAIVFTTVANDLIFPGLSAYSGSKEAVRAISHVLAAELLPRKIRVNSVAPGYIKTPTMGVAGLTEEERREFERQGSETTPLKRNGTVEEVAAAALFLAAEATFTTNVEFPVDGGFAQGLSSAH; via the coding sequence ATGAGCAAGTTCGCAGGCAAGAAGGCCGTCGTCACAGGGGGTACCCACGGAATGGGCCTGGCCATGGTCAAGGCGCTCCTGAACGGCGGGGCCGAGGTCGTCCTCACGGGCCGCAACGAGACGACGATCGAGCAGGCGCGCACCGAGCTGAAGCCGGACTCCGCGCACGTCGTACGCTCCGACGCGGCGAGCATGGCCGACATCCGTGCCCTCGCCGCCACCGTGCGGGACAAGCTCGGCCGCATTGACTACCTCTTCGTCAACCACGGCATCGCCGAGGTGCAGACGCTGGAGGAGGTCACCGAGGACTCCTGGGACCGGCACTTCGCCGTCAACGCCAAGGGCGCCTTCTTCACCGTGCAGAGCCTGTCACCGCTGATCAACGACGGCGGGGCGATCGTCTTCACCACCGTCGCCAACGACCTGATCTTCCCCGGCCTGAGCGCCTACTCCGGCTCCAAGGAAGCGGTGCGTGCGATCTCCCACGTCCTCGCAGCCGAGCTCCTACCTCGCAAGATCCGCGTCAACTCCGTCGCCCCCGGCTACATCAAGACCCCGACCATGGGCGTCGCCGGGCTGACCGAGGAAGAACGCCGCGAGTTCGAGCGGCAGGGCAGCGAGACCACTCCGCTCAAGCGCAACGGCACCGTCGAGGAGGTCGCCGCAGCCGCGCTCTTCCTGGCCGCCGAAGCGACCTTCACCACCAACGTCGAATTCCCGGTCGACGGCGGGTTCGCCCAGGGCCTCAGCAGCGCGCACTGA
- a CDS encoding ArsR/SmtB family transcription factor, translating into MSTNPSVPDYDLAEVIELSTPEQVRAIGDPLRTTILGLLHERAATVTELAAAVARPKGTVAHHVNVLAEAGLLRVVRTRRVRAIDERYYGRTARMFYVGVGRSPGGGPLPLDFNDFEVAARESAAAYQAHQLWAFIRHARISPERATEFWHRIKDLVQEFDQVPRSGETTYGFAVGLYPMSDYPTLPADKD; encoded by the coding sequence ATGTCGACCAATCCTTCGGTTCCGGACTACGACCTCGCCGAGGTGATCGAGCTCAGCACCCCCGAGCAGGTACGGGCCATCGGCGATCCGCTGCGGACCACGATCCTCGGTCTGCTGCACGAGCGCGCTGCCACCGTGACGGAGCTGGCTGCTGCGGTCGCGCGCCCCAAAGGCACGGTCGCGCACCACGTCAATGTCCTGGCCGAGGCCGGGCTGCTGCGCGTGGTGCGGACCCGGCGGGTGCGGGCGATCGATGAGCGCTACTACGGCCGCACGGCCCGAATGTTCTACGTCGGCGTCGGCCGATCTCCCGGCGGCGGCCCACTCCCGCTGGACTTCAACGACTTCGAGGTCGCGGCCAGGGAGTCCGCCGCGGCCTATCAGGCTCACCAATTGTGGGCGTTCATCCGGCACGCTCGGATCTCGCCGGAGCGGGCCACGGAGTTCTGGCACCGGATCAAGGACCTGGTGCAGGAGTTCGATCAGGTGCCCCGTTCCGGTGAGACGACCTACGGATTCGCCGTGGGCCTGTATCCCATGAGCGACTACCCGACCCTGCCGGCCGACAAGGACTGA
- a CDS encoding S41 family peptidase translates to MTTLQPAPVIDETARLLTEHYVFPEIAEQLAGLLQRRLAEGAYDVDGTEELARLVTADLQSVNNDKHLRLKHHADPVSPEQGAATLDSIRLDFDTSLGGAPRVELLDGEVAVVELAPMLFPLEWAAEPLSAALTLASRAQALIVDLRNNRGGDPDTVAFVCSYLLDERTHLNTMYWRRGERSEQSWSLPHVPGARFGGSKPLYVLSSDSTFSAAEELAYDLQQLGRAVVVGEPTRGGAHPCKGWTVHPHLEATVPTGRAINPVSGANWEGTGVQPDVPCAAAESLDQAHKLALARLAG, encoded by the coding sequence GTGACGACGCTTCAGCCTGCCCCTGTCATCGACGAGACAGCCCGACTACTGACCGAGCACTACGTTTTCCCTGAGATAGCCGAGCAACTCGCCGGCCTGCTCCAACGACGCCTCGCCGAGGGCGCCTATGACGTCGACGGTACCGAAGAGCTCGCCCGTCTGGTCACCGCGGACCTGCAGTCCGTCAACAACGACAAACACCTGAGACTGAAACACCACGCCGACCCGGTGTCCCCCGAGCAAGGCGCGGCCACTCTGGACTCCATCCGCCTGGACTTCGACACCTCGCTGGGCGGTGCGCCCCGGGTGGAGTTGCTCGACGGGGAGGTCGCCGTGGTGGAACTGGCGCCGATGCTGTTCCCGCTGGAGTGGGCCGCCGAACCGCTGAGCGCCGCGCTCACCCTGGCCTCCCGCGCCCAGGCGCTGATCGTGGACCTTCGCAACAACCGGGGTGGCGACCCAGACACCGTCGCCTTCGTCTGCAGTTACCTCCTGGACGAGCGCACTCACCTCAACACCATGTACTGGCGCCGCGGCGAGCGCAGCGAGCAGTCCTGGAGCCTTCCGCACGTTCCCGGCGCGCGTTTTGGTGGCAGCAAACCGTTGTACGTGTTGTCCAGTGACAGCACCTTCTCCGCCGCTGAGGAACTGGCCTACGACCTGCAACAGCTCGGCCGCGCCGTTGTCGTCGGCGAGCCCACCCGCGGCGGCGCACATCCGTGCAAGGGCTGGACTGTGCACCCCCACTTGGAAGCCACCGTCCCCACCGGCCGCGCCATCAACCCCGTCTCCGGCGCGAACTGGGAGGGCACCGGTGTCCAGCCCGACGTCCCTTGCGCTGCTGCCGAGTCCCTCGACCAGGCACACAAACTGGCCCTCGCCCGACTGGCAGGCTGA
- a CDS encoding LysR family transcriptional regulator — MTFTQLRILQAVARTGNMTRAAEELNTTQSAVSHALRGLESELGLALLVRGSHGVSLTAAGRAVCRRATLILTQLEALEQEVAAARGHDRGSLRVGAIPSANARLLPRILRTFGEAHPHVRLTVIEGSDEEVLDWLQTGAADIGTLTAGAVSASVPDLVMRPLATDQMLAALPSGHDLAVRHSVPVADLARQPFIMSTGGCEPLITALAREAGASLRCHYRVRDTNSILAMVAEGLGVSILPELSLPAHHAGVHAIPLEPASVRTILLALPADPLPAATALLEHALERV; from the coding sequence ATGACGTTCACGCAGCTCAGGATCCTGCAAGCGGTTGCGCGTACCGGCAACATGACCCGCGCGGCCGAGGAGCTGAACACCACGCAGTCCGCGGTCAGCCATGCGCTGCGCGGCCTGGAGAGCGAACTCGGCCTGGCCCTGCTCGTCAGGGGCAGCCACGGGGTGAGCCTGACCGCCGCCGGGCGAGCCGTCTGCCGCCGCGCCACGCTCATCCTCACCCAGCTCGAAGCCCTGGAGCAGGAGGTGGCCGCGGCGCGCGGGCACGACCGCGGCAGCCTGCGCGTCGGCGCCATCCCCAGCGCCAACGCCCGCCTGCTGCCGCGGATCCTGCGGACGTTCGGCGAGGCGCATCCACACGTGCGGCTCACCGTGATCGAGGGGTCAGACGAGGAGGTACTCGACTGGCTGCAGACCGGGGCCGCCGACATCGGCACCCTGACGGCCGGAGCCGTCTCCGCCAGCGTGCCCGATCTGGTCATGCGCCCGCTGGCCACCGACCAGATGCTGGCCGCCCTACCCAGCGGTCACGACCTGGCCGTACGCCACTCGGTGCCGGTCGCGGACCTGGCCCGGCAGCCGTTCATCATGTCGACCGGCGGATGCGAGCCGCTCATCACGGCGCTCGCGCGGGAAGCAGGCGCGAGCCTGCGCTGCCACTATCGAGTCCGCGACACCAACAGCATCCTCGCCATGGTCGCCGAAGGGCTCGGCGTGAGCATCCTGCCCGAGCTCTCCCTACCCGCTCACCACGCTGGCGTTCACGCCATCCCCCTCGAACCGGCCTCCGTGCGCACCATCCTGCTGGCCCTCCCGGCCGACCCGCTCCCTGCGGCCACCGCGCTCCTCGAGCATGCGCTCGAAAGGGTCTGA
- a CDS encoding acyl-CoA thioester hydrolase/BAAT C-terminal domain-containing protein codes for MDAMIVEHELTGPWEGFLSAPAAGSSGAGVLVLSGSSGRIERERCRLFARAGVTAVSVRWFGGPGQVPGICEVPLETFVAATGLLRERGARRISILGNSKSAEAALLVSTLTNCADAVIALAPTSVTWANVGPGRDGRHHPYRSSWTWQGRPLPFVPYDESWRPKEQEGTPVSVLSWYERSLAIHADRLPAAAIPVEKASADLVLIAGGADRMWPSLRFADELAARRSTAGREAVLITEADAGHRVVFPGEVAPAPSTKFDHGGTPEASAALGAAAWPHVMAAAVCAA; via the coding sequence ATGGACGCCATGATCGTCGAGCATGAGCTGACCGGGCCCTGGGAGGGCTTTCTCTCCGCACCGGCTGCGGGCAGCAGCGGCGCGGGTGTCCTTGTGCTTTCCGGATCGAGCGGTCGGATCGAGCGCGAACGGTGTCGGCTCTTCGCTCGCGCCGGCGTGACCGCGGTGTCGGTTCGGTGGTTCGGCGGGCCTGGGCAGGTGCCTGGTATCTGCGAGGTCCCGCTGGAGACCTTCGTTGCTGCAACTGGGCTGCTGCGTGAGCGTGGCGCCAGGCGCATCAGCATCCTCGGTAACTCCAAGAGCGCTGAGGCAGCCCTGCTCGTGTCCACCCTCACGAACTGCGCCGACGCCGTGATCGCGCTTGCCCCGACGTCTGTCACCTGGGCCAATGTTGGGCCGGGTCGTGACGGTCGGCACCACCCGTACCGCTCCAGCTGGACCTGGCAGGGGCGGCCGCTGCCCTTTGTCCCCTATGACGAGTCCTGGAGGCCGAAGGAGCAGGAAGGCACACCGGTCTCTGTGCTCAGTTGGTACGAGCGCAGCCTCGCGATACATGCGGACCGGTTGCCCGCCGCTGCCATTCCGGTGGAGAAGGCCAGCGCCGATCTGGTCCTGATAGCGGGCGGCGCCGACCGGATGTGGCCGTCCCTGCGCTTCGCCGACGAACTCGCGGCCCGGCGCTCAACAGCCGGGAGGGAGGCAGTGCTCATCACCGAGGCCGACGCAGGGCATCGGGTCGTCTTCCCAGGAGAGGTGGCTCCGGCTCCATCCACCAAGTTCGACCACGGCGGGACCCCGGAGGCGAGTGCGGCGCTTGGCGCTGCCGCCTGGCCACACGTCATGGCAGCCGCCGTCTGCGCCGCCTGA
- a CDS encoding CTP synthase C-terminal region-related (seleno)protein gives MKPSLKVAVIGDYDKAYTPHVATDDALRHAADHLRVEIEVRWLATEPLEADLSAVHAADVLWCAPGSPYRSLRGALAALRHGREHGVPTLGTCGGCQHIIIEYARHVLRFEDAQHAEYDPYASSLFVTELACSLAGRTMPVTLTPGSLVADVYGRDEAKEQYYCNFGLNPAYQSALHEGGLRVTGVDDTGEARVLEIPDHPYYLATLFVPQTSSWPGRPHPLAVGLLRAAL, from the coding sequence ATGAAGCCTTCCTTGAAGGTCGCGGTCATCGGCGACTACGACAAGGCATACACCCCGCACGTGGCCACTGACGATGCGCTGCGCCACGCCGCCGACCACCTCAGGGTCGAGATCGAGGTCCGCTGGCTGGCCACCGAGCCGCTCGAAGCGGACCTGTCCGCCGTGCACGCCGCGGACGTGCTGTGGTGCGCCCCGGGAAGCCCGTACCGCAGCCTGCGCGGCGCGCTGGCCGCGCTTCGGCACGGCCGCGAGCACGGCGTCCCCACCCTGGGGACGTGCGGCGGCTGCCAGCACATCATCATCGAGTACGCCCGCCACGTACTCCGGTTCGAGGACGCGCAGCACGCCGAGTACGACCCCTACGCCTCCAGCCTGTTCGTCACCGAGCTCGCCTGCTCGCTCGCCGGCCGGACCATGCCCGTCACGCTCACGCCCGGCTCCCTAGTGGCCGACGTGTACGGGCGCGACGAGGCCAAGGAGCAGTACTACTGCAACTTCGGCCTCAATCCCGCTTACCAGAGTGCCCTGCACGAGGGCGGGCTGCGGGTGACGGGCGTGGACGACACCGGTGAGGCCCGAGTGCTGGAGATCCCCGACCACCCGTACTACCTAGCCACACTGTTTGTGCCACAGACGAGCTCGTGGCCCGGGCGCCCGCACCCGCTGGCCGTGGGGCTGCTGCGCGCGGCGCTATGA
- a CDS encoding cysteine hydrolase family protein yields MTTTALIVGDLQAGIVDNYPFAADVLPVVEKVLPAARASGIPVIFIRFGLRASGLDVAAGNQLISGLVGAGTLFHEESPETLVHPRIAPLPGEAVVLKRRASAFAATDLDRLLRAQHIDSIVLTGVATGAMIAATLYDASDRDYHVTVLGDACADGEPDVHDFLINRVFPARGADVLTGHEWTARL; encoded by the coding sequence ATGACCACCACCGCGCTCATCGTCGGTGACCTGCAGGCGGGCATCGTGGACAACTACCCCTTCGCCGCCGACGTGCTCCCCGTCGTGGAAAAGGTTCTCCCCGCGGCCAGAGCCTCCGGAATCCCGGTGATCTTCATCCGTTTCGGGCTCCGGGCCTCAGGCCTTGATGTGGCAGCGGGAAACCAGTTGATCAGCGGCCTGGTCGGGGCGGGGACGCTGTTTCACGAAGAATCGCCCGAGACGCTCGTGCACCCGCGCATCGCGCCGTTGCCGGGCGAGGCCGTCGTCCTGAAGCGCCGCGCCAGCGCCTTCGCGGCGACCGACCTCGATCGGCTCCTGCGCGCCCAGCACATCGACTCGATCGTGCTGACCGGTGTCGCGACCGGGGCGATGATCGCCGCTACCCTCTACGACGCCTCCGACCGCGACTACCACGTGACCGTGCTCGGCGACGCCTGCGCCGACGGGGAACCGGACGTGCACGACTTCCTGATCAACCGCGTCTTCCCGGCCAGGGGCGCTGACGTTCTTACAGGCCACGAGTGGACCGCCCGCCTGTGA
- a CDS encoding winged helix-turn-helix transcriptional regulator, with amino-acid sequence MSRSYGQHCGLARALDVVGDRWNLLIVRQLLMAPARYRELLDGLPGVATNLLADRLRDLETAGVVERRLAEEGNVIVYALTPWGAELREPIESLIRWSTPLMARGPGGDHFRPEWLVVALPALLRDKPAARRSSTVGIAVDGQLLHVQATPSGIEVSLHDGRDLDAVVRADASIVLGLAAGVLTLDDTLGLVEIDGDDAAVRAVFNPRGANVEGSVHR; translated from the coding sequence TTGAGTCGAAGCTACGGCCAGCACTGCGGTCTCGCCCGGGCACTCGATGTCGTGGGCGACCGGTGGAATCTGCTCATCGTCCGCCAACTCCTCATGGCTCCCGCCCGCTACCGCGAGCTGCTCGACGGTCTCCCTGGCGTGGCCACCAACCTGCTCGCCGACCGCCTCCGCGACCTCGAGACCGCCGGAGTGGTCGAGCGGCGGCTGGCCGAGGAGGGCAACGTCATCGTGTACGCCCTCACCCCGTGGGGCGCCGAGCTGCGGGAGCCGATCGAGAGCCTCATCCGCTGGTCCACGCCACTCATGGCCCGCGGACCAGGCGGCGACCACTTCCGCCCCGAATGGCTCGTCGTCGCCCTCCCCGCCCTGCTCCGTGACAAGCCGGCTGCACGCCGGTCATCGACGGTGGGGATCGCGGTCGACGGTCAACTGCTCCACGTGCAGGCGACGCCCTCGGGCATAGAGGTCAGCCTGCACGATGGTCGCGATCTCGATGCCGTCGTGCGCGCTGACGCCTCGATCGTGCTCGGGCTGGCAGCGGGTGTGCTCACCCTCGACGACACCCTTGGGCTCGTCGAGATCGATGGCGATGATGCTGCCGTACGAGCCGTCTTCAACCCCCGAGGCGCCAATGTCGAAGGCTCCGTGCACCGATGA
- a CDS encoding winged helix DNA-binding domain-containing protein: MRLTARELNRATLTRQLLLGRQALDVVEAVRRLVALQAQHAASPYLALWNRLAGFDPADLDAAFAEGKVVKATLLRITLHAVHAEDYPPFHEAMQPSLRAPRLGDPRFTSSGITAADADALIGELLAFAAQPRTAAEIQPWIEARLGVPPKGVWWALRSYAPLLHAVTGGPWSFGARPAYIAAGIAPTLGKAADQALQRLVLRYLEGFGPASVADVAQFALVSRSRVRSAMGAQAGVLERLTGPDGTELFDLPDAPRPAADTPAPPRLLPMWDNILLAYADRSRVIPPDYRKLVTRSNGDVLPTLLVDGHVAGVWRPVEEGIEATAFHPLPRETWDQLADEAQALAALLADREPGVYRRYDRWWSDLPGAEGRILPEQTP, encoded by the coding sequence ATGCGGCTTACCGCGCGGGAGCTCAACCGGGCCACGCTCACCCGCCAACTGCTCCTGGGACGGCAGGCCCTGGATGTCGTCGAGGCCGTGCGCCGCCTGGTCGCCCTGCAGGCGCAACACGCCGCCTCACCGTACCTGGCCCTGTGGAACCGGCTCGCCGGGTTCGACCCGGCGGACCTGGACGCGGCGTTCGCTGAGGGCAAGGTCGTCAAGGCGACGCTCCTGCGGATCACGCTGCACGCGGTCCACGCCGAGGACTACCCGCCCTTTCACGAGGCGATGCAGCCCTCGTTGCGCGCGCCCCGGCTCGGCGATCCGCGCTTCACCAGCAGCGGCATCACCGCGGCAGACGCTGACGCGCTGATCGGCGAGCTCCTGGCCTTCGCGGCTCAACCCCGGACCGCGGCCGAGATTCAGCCCTGGATCGAGGCGCGGCTCGGCGTCCCGCCGAAGGGCGTGTGGTGGGCGCTTCGGTCCTACGCGCCGCTGCTGCACGCCGTTACCGGCGGGCCCTGGTCGTTCGGCGCGCGGCCGGCCTACATCGCGGCGGGGATAGCGCCGACGTTGGGGAAAGCGGCCGACCAGGCCCTGCAGAGGCTGGTTCTGCGCTATCTGGAGGGGTTCGGCCCGGCATCTGTCGCCGACGTCGCACAGTTCGCCCTGGTATCCCGGTCCAGGGTCCGCAGCGCGATGGGCGCCCAGGCCGGAGTGCTCGAACGGTTGACCGGGCCCGACGGCACGGAATTGTTCGACCTGCCCGACGCACCACGCCCGGCAGCCGACACACCGGCCCCGCCACGGCTGCTGCCCATGTGGGACAACATCCTGCTGGCCTACGCCGACCGCAGCCGTGTCATCCCACCGGACTATCGCAAGCTCGTGACCCGGTCCAACGGCGACGTCCTGCCGACGCTGCTGGTCGACGGTCATGTCGCCGGCGTGTGGCGGCCGGTCGAGGAAGGGATCGAGGCCACCGCGTTCCACCCGCTGCCCCGCGAAACGTGGGACCAACTGGCCGACGAGGCGCAAGCGCTCGCGGCGCTGCTGGCCGACCGCGAGCCCGGGGTCTACCGTCGCTACGACCGCTGGTGGTCGGACCTACCCGGCGCCGAGGGGCGTATCCTCCCCGAACAGACGCCCTGA
- a CDS encoding nitroreductase/quinone reductase family protein, with protein sequence MWDDAADSPDPSVAEHVRRYLATDGRDGYLEGGVTNLVLTVKGRKSGRWLRTGLFFGEDDGRYVLVASGSAITHTHPAWYLNVVANPEVGVQILGERFTARARTAEGPERERLWRMMTELAPVYRTYEARSRRQIPVVVLERAFGAAGLRERTT encoded by the coding sequence ATGTGGGACGACGCCGCCGACAGCCCCGACCCTTCGGTCGCCGAGCACGTCCGCCGCTACCTCGCCACGGACGGCCGCGACGGCTACCTGGAAGGAGGGGTGACCAACCTCGTCCTCACCGTCAAGGGCAGGAAGTCGGGCCGGTGGCTGCGCACGGGACTGTTCTTCGGCGAGGACGACGGCCGCTACGTGCTGGTGGCGTCCGGCTCGGCCATCACCCATACGCACCCCGCGTGGTACCTCAACGTGGTGGCCAACCCGGAGGTCGGCGTGCAGATCCTCGGCGAGCGGTTCACCGCCCGCGCGCGTACCGCCGAGGGGCCGGAGCGAGAGCGGCTCTGGCGCATGATGACCGAGCTCGCGCCGGTCTACCGGACCTACGAGGCCAGGAGTCGCAGGCAGATCCCCGTGGTCGTCCTGGAGCGGGCCTTTGGGGCGGCGGGTCTGCGTGAGCGCACCACGTAG
- a CDS encoding RNA polymerase sigma factor: MTDELLVVRAQLGDRSAWAELVTRWRVPVWTYVRRMLDAERADEVTQEIWLAVVRGLPRLREPGRFAPWLFTIARRSVTDRLRSEYAREKESFTADEAMVEDPVEAMADRAELVAALAGLPVLEREILVLFYLEDLSVEECAQVCAVPTGTVKSRLNRARRLLRERLEERGYRP; this comes from the coding sequence ATGACCGATGAGCTGCTGGTGGTCCGCGCCCAGTTGGGCGATCGGTCTGCCTGGGCCGAGCTGGTGACCCGATGGCGAGTGCCGGTGTGGACCTATGTGCGGCGGATGCTGGATGCCGAGCGGGCCGACGAGGTGACCCAGGAGATCTGGCTGGCTGTGGTCCGTGGCCTGCCCCGGCTGCGGGAACCCGGCCGGTTCGCACCCTGGCTGTTCACGATCGCCCGCCGCTCGGTGACCGACCGCCTGCGCAGTGAGTACGCCAGGGAGAAGGAGAGCTTCACCGCCGACGAGGCGATGGTTGAGGATCCCGTCGAGGCCATGGCGGATCGTGCCGAGCTCGTCGCCGCGTTGGCGGGGCTGCCGGTCTTGGAGCGGGAGATTCTCGTCCTGTTTTACCTGGAGGATCTGTCGGTCGAGGAGTGCGCGCAGGTCTGCGCAGTCCCTACCGGCACGGTCAAGTCCAGGCTCAATCGGGCTCGCCGGCTGCTGCGGGAGCGTCTGGAGGAAAGGGGATACCGGCCGTGA